One Glycine max cultivar Williams 82 chromosome 4, Glycine_max_v4.0, whole genome shotgun sequence DNA segment encodes these proteins:
- the LOC121174736 gene encoding secreted RxLR effector protein 161-like: MQKIPYASAVGSLMYTQVCTRPDIAFVVGVLGRYLSNPGMQHWKAAKRVMCYLKRTKGYMLTYQKSENLEIIGYSDSDFAGCHDSKCSTSGYIFMLAGGAISWKSAKQTLIASSTMVAEFIACFKASNHGIWLRNFVTGLRVIDNIERPLKIYCDNNSAVIYSNNNWSVCNQIKVY, from the coding sequence ATGCAAAAGATTCCTTATGCATCAGCAGTAGGAAGTCTAATGTATACTCAAGTTTGCACTCGTCCCGATATAGCATTTGTAGTAGGAGTTCTGGGCAGATATTTGAGTAATCCTGGAATGCAGCATTGGAAAGCAGCAAAACGTGTGATGTGTTATctaaagagaacaaaaggatACATGCTCACTTATCAGAAGTCTGAGAATTTGGAGATCATTGGGTACTCAGACTCTGATTTTGCTGGATGTCATGATAGCAAATGCTCCACATCTGGATACATATTTATGTTGGCTGGAGGAGCTATCTCTTGGAAGTCTGCTAAACAGACTCTCATAGCTTCTTCGACCATGGTCGCGGAGTTCATTGCTTGTTTTAAGGCATCCAACCATGGGATATGGCTAAGAAATTTTGTCACTGGTTTGCGTGTGATTGACAACATTGAAAGACCATTAAAGATTTATTGTGACAATAACTCAGCAGTTATTTACTCCAACAACAATTGGAGTGTTTGCAACCAAATCAAAGTTTATTGA